The window GCTTCGACTGGGCCACCGCCGAGGCATTGGCCTTCGGCAGCCTCGTCACCGAAGGCTTCGGCGTGCGCCTGTCCGGCCAGGATTCGGGCCGCGGCACCTTCAGCCAGCGCCACGCCGTCTGGGTCGACCAGAAGACCGAGCGCAAGTACATCCCTCTCACCACCCTGCCCCACGGCAAGTTCGAGGTCTACGACAGCCCGCTGTCCGAATACGGCGTGCTCGGCTTCGAATACGGTTTCGCCATGGCGGACCCGAAGAGCCTGGTCATGTGGGAAGCGCAGTTCGGCGATTTCGCCAATGGTGCGCAGATCATGATCGACCAGTTCATCGCTGCGGGCGAAGTGAAGTGGCTGCGCGCTAACGGCCTCGTCCTGCTGCTGCCTCACGGCTACGAGGGACAGGGCCCCGAACACAGCTCGGCGCGTCTCGAACGCTTTCTGCAGCTGTGCGCGAACGACAACATCCAGGTCTGCAACATCACCGACCCGGCGAATTACTTCCACGTGCTTCGCCGCCAGATGCTGCGCCCGTTCCGCAAGCCGCTCGTCATCATGACGCCCAAGTCGCTGCTGCGCCACCCGATGGCCAAGAGCGAGGCGGAAGGGTTCCTCGGCGATACGCATTTCATGCGCATCAAGTCGGACCTGAAGACCATTGCTGACGACAAGGTGAAGCGCCTCGTCCTGTGTTCGGGCAAGGTCGCCTACGACCTGATGCAACGCCGCGACGAAGCCGGTCTCGAAGACGTCTCCATCGTCCGGATCGAGCAGCTCTATCCCTTCCCCGGCGACCCGCTTGCGGTCCGCCTGGAGCGGATGAAGAACCTCGAGACGATCGTCTGGTGCCAGGAAGAACCGAAGAACAACGGTGCTTGGTTCTTCGTCGACCGTCTCATCGAAGAAGCGGCCGACAAGGCCGGCAAGAAGGGCATGCGCCCCTGCTATGCCGGCCGCGAAGTCGGCGCGTCGCCCGCCACCGGGTTCGCCAGCCGTCACCAGGTCCAGCAGGAAGCGCTGGTCAATATCGCACTCGGCCTGAACGGCGACACCTCCGCCGCTTCTACAACCTGCTCCTGATCGAGGCCCTAGAAGGAAAAATCTGACCATGGCCACCGAAGTCAAAGTCCCCACGCTCGGCGAGAGCGTTACCGAAGCCTCCATCGGCGAATTGCTGAAGAACGTCGGCGATGCCGTCGCGGTCGACGAGCCGATCGTCAGCCTTGAAACCGACAAGGTCGCGGTCGAGGCCCCCTCGCCCGTCGCCGGCGTCATCAAGGAATTCAAGGTCGCAGTCGGCGACACTGTCGAAGTCGGCGCTGTACTCGCCATCATCGACGAAGGCGGCACTGCCGCTGCCGCGCCTGCTGCAGAGCCCAAGGCCGCCGCGCCCGATGCCGGCGTCGAGAAGACTGCCCCGGCACAGGCCAAGGAAGCGCTCGGCTCCGACGCATCGCAGACCCTGTCGCCCGCCGTGCGCCGCGCGGTGCTGGAACACGGTGTCGATCCCTCCACCATCAAGGGCACCGGCAAGGACGGCCGCTTGACGAAAGAAGACGTGATCGCAGCCGCCCAGGCCAAGACCAGCAGCCCCGCACCGGCCCAGGCCGCCTCGGCACCTACACCTGCTGCTGCCGCCACCGGCGAACGCCGCGAGGAACGGGTCAAGATGACCCGCATGCGCCAGACCATCGCCAAGCGTCTCAAGAGCGCACAGGACACGGCCGCGCTGCTGACGACCTTCAACGACGTCGACATGTCCGCCGTCATCGAATCGCGCGAGCGTTACAAGGACCTCTTCGCCAAGAAGCACGACATCAAGCTCGGCTTCATGAGCTACTTCGCCAAGGCCGCCTGCCTTGCGCTGAAGGACATCCCGGGCGTCAACGCGCAGATCGACGGCGATGAAATCGTCTATCACGATTACGTCGACATCTCGGTCGCGGTCTCGGCTCCCAATGGCCTCGTGGTCCCCGTCGTGCGCGATGCGGACAGCAAGAGCTTCGCCCAGATCGAGAAGGACATCGCCGACTTCGGCAAGCGCGCCAAGGAAGGCACGCTGACCATGGAAGACATGAAGGATGGTACCTTCACCATCTCCAACGGCGGCGTGTTCGGCGGCCTGATGTCGACCCCGATCATCAACCCCCCGCAGAGCGCCGTTCTCGGCCTCCACCGCATCGAGGACCGTCCGGTCGTACGCAACGGCGAGATCGTCATCCGCCCGATGATGTATATCGCCCTGTCCTACGATCACCGCCTGATCGACGGCCGCGAGGCGGTCACCGCACTGAAAATCATCAAGGAAGCGATCGAAGATCCGACCCGGATGCTGATCGACCTCTGAGGAAGAAATCATGGCTGAATACGACTACGACGTCCTCGTCATCGGCGCTGGCCCGGGTGGCTATGTCGCTGCAATCCGCGCCGCGCAGCTGGGCCTGAAGACCGCCTGCGCCGAAAGCCGCGAGACGCTGGGCGGGACCTGCCTCAACGTCGGCTGCATTCCGTCGAAGGCGATGCTGCACGCATCGGAATTCTTCGATGCCGCGGCGAACGGCACGATGGCCGACATGGGCATCGAGGTCGCTCCCAAGCTCAACCTCGACAAGATGCACGCACAGCGCATCGACGCCGTGGACGGCCTGACCAAGGGCATCGAATTCCTGTTCAAGAAGAACAAGGTCGACTGGAAGAAGGGCCACGCCACCTTCCAGGACGCGCACACGGTCAAGGTCGGCGACGAAACCGTCACCGCGAAGAACGTGATCATCGCCACCGGGTCGTCGGTCACCCCGCTTCCGGGAGTGGAAGTCGACAATGACAAGCAGGTCGTGGTCGATTCCACCGGTGCTCTCGAACTTAAGGCCGTGCCGAAGAAGATGGTCGTCATCGGCGGCGGCGTGATCGGGCTGGAGCTCGGTTCGGTCTGGCGCCGTCTGGGTGCAGAGGTCGTGGTGGTCGAATATCTCGACAAGCTACTGCCCGGCATGGACGACGACGTCCGCAAGGAAGCAGCCAAGATCTTCAAGAAGCAAGGCATGGAACTGCGCCTGTCGACCAAGGTCACCGGATGCACCGTCAAGGGCAAGAAGGCCACGCTGACGCTCGAACCCGCCGCCGGGGGCGAAGCCACGACGCTGGATGCGGATTGCGTGCTGGTCTCGATCGGCCGCCGTCCGAACACGCAGGGCCTCGGCCTCGAGAACATCGGTCTCGAGGTGAACCAGCGCGGCCAGATCGAAACCGATCACGACTTCCGCACCAAAGTCGACGGTGTGTGGGCCATCGGCGACGTCGTTCCCGGCCCCATGCTTGCGCACAAGGCCGAGGATGAAGGCATCGCCTGCGCCGAGAACGTGGCGGGCCTGACCGGCATCGTGAACCACGACATCATCCCGGGCGTGGTCTACACTTGGCCCGAATTCGCCGGTGTCGGCCTGACCCAGGACGAAGCCATCGAAAAGATGGGCGGCGACAAGGCCAAGGTGAAGATCGGCAAGTTCCCGATGATGGCGAACAGCCGCGCCAAGACCAATCACGAACCCGACGGCTTCGTGAAGATCATCGCCGAAGCTGAAAGCGACCGCGTGCTGGGCG of the Qipengyuania gaetbuli genome contains:
- the odhB gene encoding 2-oxoglutarate dehydrogenase complex dihydrolipoyllysine-residue succinyltransferase — its product is MATEVKVPTLGESVTEASIGELLKNVGDAVAVDEPIVSLETDKVAVEAPSPVAGVIKEFKVAVGDTVEVGAVLAIIDEGGTAAAAPAAEPKAAAPDAGVEKTAPAQAKEALGSDASQTLSPAVRRAVLEHGVDPSTIKGTGKDGRLTKEDVIAAAQAKTSSPAPAQAASAPTPAAAATGERREERVKMTRMRQTIAKRLKSAQDTAALLTTFNDVDMSAVIESRERYKDLFAKKHDIKLGFMSYFAKAACLALKDIPGVNAQIDGDEIVYHDYVDISVAVSAPNGLVVPVVRDADSKSFAQIEKDIADFGKRAKEGTLTMEDMKDGTFTISNGGVFGGLMSTPIINPPQSAVLGLHRIEDRPVVRNGEIVIRPMMYIALSYDHRLIDGREAVTALKIIKEAIEDPTRMLIDL
- the lpdA gene encoding dihydrolipoyl dehydrogenase, whose amino-acid sequence is MAEYDYDVLVIGAGPGGYVAAIRAAQLGLKTACAESRETLGGTCLNVGCIPSKAMLHASEFFDAAANGTMADMGIEVAPKLNLDKMHAQRIDAVDGLTKGIEFLFKKNKVDWKKGHATFQDAHTVKVGDETVTAKNVIIATGSSVTPLPGVEVDNDKQVVVDSTGALELKAVPKKMVVIGGGVIGLELGSVWRRLGAEVVVVEYLDKLLPGMDDDVRKEAAKIFKKQGMELRLSTKVTGCTVKGKKATLTLEPAAGGEATTLDADCVLVSIGRRPNTQGLGLENIGLEVNQRGQIETDHDFRTKVDGVWAIGDVVPGPMLAHKAEDEGIACAENVAGLTGIVNHDIIPGVVYTWPEFAGVGLTQDEAIEKMGGDKAKVKIGKFPMMANSRAKTNHEPDGFVKIIAEAESDRVLGVWAIASVAGTMIAQAAQAMEFGATSEDIAYTCHAHPTHSEAIKEAAMAVQGKPIHI